A genome region from Cucurbita pepo subsp. pepo cultivar mu-cu-16 chromosome LG02, ASM280686v2, whole genome shotgun sequence includes the following:
- the LOC111788478 gene encoding MLO-like protein 3 → MFLIEVKSVLMLLGFMSLTLTVTQQPVSKICIPNSVAYTMLPCQREIQIKADKNLEMEQSRSASSANRSFSWMMEKFVSLAAESEDSGGGDDSSSSSSSSSSSSSSDYCTAKGKTSLISQGGMNQLNNFIFVLAVMQIVYSVLTMALGKAKMRRWKAWEEETHTLDYQVANDPNRFRFTRQTTFGRRHISSCATPPLLLWTKCFFRQFFRSVAKVDYLTLRHGFISTHIRGNTSFNFQKYIERSLHDDFKVVVGMSPFMWLIVVIFILVDVHGWNAYMWVSFLPLIIVLALGTKLEVIVARLALELQHKTDVIKGAPMVEPSDDLFWFNHPKFVLTLLHFTLFMNAFELSFIIWVTLQYGIKSCYHEKLVVIIIRIVLAVTVQVLCSYSTLPLYALVTQMGSQFKAAALEEHTAKAIRKWHQDVKQKRKQSNHHQYPNDLDPSQHQEGSSPFVAGRLSSMVFESSSKAQSSQEMTPFHHRAPTFSELNYLDIVSNEIVEEPTETAAIKDESIVVDRSIGIKIGEISEVHEGETETHIT, encoded by the exons atgtttttaatagaAGTAAAAT CAGTTCTGATGCTGCTAGGGTTCATGTCGCTAACACTGACGGTAACGCAACAGCCGGTATCGAAGATTTGTATTCCGAATAGCGTAGCGTATACGATGCTTCCATGCCAGAGAGAAATACAGATCAAAGCAGATAAGAATCTGGAGATGGAACAATCGCGATCAGCCTCCTCTGCAAATCGGTCGTTTTCATGGATGATGGAAAAATTCGTGAGCCTCGCAGCAGAAAGTGAAGAtagtggtggtggtgatgattcttcttcttcatcatcttcttcatcatcttcttcatcttcggATTACTGTACTGCGAAG GGGAAGACCTCGCTGATATCGCAAGGAGGAATGAATCAACTGAACAACTTCATCTTCGTGTTGGCTGTTATGCAGATTGTTTACAGTGTCCTCACCATGGCGTTGGGAAAGGCCAAG ATGAGGCGTTGGAAAGCTTGGGAGGAAGAAACTCATACCTTGGATTATCAAGTGGCCAATg ATCCTAATCGTTTTAGATTCACAAGGCAAACAACGTTTGGACGTCGACATATTAGTTCTTGTGCCACACCACCATTACTTCTTTGGacg AAATGTTTCTTTAGACAATTCTTTCGTTCAGTTGCCAAAGTTGATTACCTAACCCTTCGTCATGGTTTCATATCG ACTCACATACGTGGAAACACTTCTTTTAACTTCCAAAAGTACATTGAAAGATCGTTGCATGATGACTTCAAAGTGGTCGTTGGCATGAG tCCTTTCATGTGGCTCATAGTAGTTATCTTCATCCTCGTAGATGTGCATG GTTGGAATGCATATATGTGGGTGTCTTTTCTTCCATTAATT ATAGTGCTAGCTCTTGGAACAAAGCTTGAAGTGATCGTAGCAAGGCTTGCCCTTGAGCTTCAACACAAGACCGATGTGATCAAAGGAGCCCCAATGGTTGAACCAAGTGATGATCTCTTCTGGTTCAATCACCCCAAATTTGTTCTTACCCTCCTTCATTTCACCTTGTTTATG aaTGCATTCGAGCTTTCTTTTATCATTTGGGTCACG CTACAATATGGGATTAAATCTTGCTACCATGAAAAGTTGGTGGTCATCATTATAAGAATAGTCTTGGC GGTCACAGTCCAAGTGTTGTGCAGCTACAGTACTCTACCTCTCTATGCTCTTGTCACACAG ATGGGGTCACAGTTCAAAGCTGCCGCATTAGAAGAACATACCGCCAAAGCCATAAGGAAATGGCACCAAGATGTGaagcaaaagagaaaacagagTAACCATCACCAGTACCCCAACGACCTGGACCCAAGCCAACACCAAGAGGGATCGTCTCCCTTCGTCGCTGGGCGCTTGTCGTCGATGGTATTCGAGAGCAGCAGCAAAGCCCAAAGCTCCCAAGAGATGACCCCTTTCCATCATCGAGCCCCCACTTTTTCTGAGCTCAATTATCTTGACATTGTGTCTAATGAGATTGTTGAAGAACCCACAGAAACTGCAGCAATAAAAGATGAATCTATAGTTGTAGATAGGTCAATAGGAATAAAAATAGGAGAGATTAGTGAAGTTCACGAAGGAGAAACCGAAACCCATATCACATAA
- the LOC111787533 gene encoding WD repeat-containing protein 20-like yields the protein MKMMNNGYNSSFNSNSVGLMSSAATTAASSSSSTSTTNTNSQSQGLKTYFKTPEGRYKLHYEKTHPPGFPPFSHGKSVSQVTLAQLKDKPAQAGPTPSLSSSTSASSGVRYAAAKFLGVGGGNGVRAIGFAGGNGSGKAINGTSRSGSLAGSNGSHSILNPNYDGKGTYLIFNVGDTIFIGDLNSPDKDPIKSLHFSNSNPICHAFDPEAKDGHDLLIGLNSGDVYSVSLRQQLQDVGKKLVGAQHYNKEGTVNNSRCVCIAWIPKSDGAFVVAHADGNLYVYEKSKDGSVDSTFPVIKDQTQFSVAHARSSKSNPIARWHICQGSINNVAFSTDGVYLATVGRDGYLRVFDYLKEQLICGGKSYYGALLCCTWSGDGKYILTGGEDDLVTVWSMEDRKVVAWGEGHNSWVSGVAFDSYWSSPASDDTEENVVYRFGSVGQDTQLLLWDLSMDEIVVPLRRCPPGGSPTFSAGSQSAHWDSITPLGTLQPAPCMRDVPKLSPVVAHRVHTEPLSGIIFTQESILTACREGHVKIWMRPSSETQSSNSEPLVSSSMLAGPKVGSSTLK from the exons atgaagatgatgaacaaCGGCTATAACAGTAGCTTTAACAGCAATAGTGTCGGATTGATGTCGAGCGCGGCGACGACCGCGGCGTCTTCGTCTTCGTCGACTTCGACGACGAACACCAACTCACAATCGCAAGGTCTCAAAACCTATTTTAAAACCCCTGAAGGACGGTACAAGCTTCATTATGAGAAGACTCATCCTCCTGGCTTTCCCCCCTTTTCCCATGGAAAATCAGTCTCGCAG GTGACTCTGGCTCAGCTCAAGGACAAGCCGGCGCAGGCTGGTCCAACTCCAAGCTTGAGTTCTAGTACGAGTGCGAGTAGTGGAGTGAGATATGCGGCTGCGAAGTTCCTTGGGGTTGGGGGTGGAAATGGGGTTCGAGCTATTGGTTTTGCAGGTGGTAATGGCTCTGGTAAAGCTATTAATGGAACTAGTAGGAGCGGCTCACTTGCAGGTTCAAATGGCAGCCACTCTATTCTTAACCCCAACTACGATGGCAAAGGGACTTACTTGATTTTCAATGTCGGAGATACCATTTTCATTGGCGACCTTAATTCACCGGATAAG GATCCTATAAAGTCCTTGCATTTTAGCAATTCAAATCCTATCTGCCATGCGTTTGATCCTGAAGCTAAGGATGGTCATGACCTACTTATTGGATTGAATTCTGGAGATG TCTACTCGGTTTCTTTAAGACAGCAATTACAAGATGTTGGGAAGAAGCTTGTTGGAGCCCAACATTATAACAAAGAGGGCACTGTCAATAACAG TCGATGTGTCTGCATTGCATGGATTCCAAAAAGTGACGGTGCTTTTGTTGTTGCTCATGCTGATGGAAATTTGTATGTCTATGAAAAG AGTAAGGATGGCAGTGTTGACTCTACTTTCCCTGTCATAAAGGATCAAACTCAATTTTCAGTGGCACATGCACGGTCCAGTAAG AGTAATCCAATTGCTAGATGGCATATTTGCCAAGGTTCAATCAACAACGTTGCTTTCTCAACCGATGGGGTCTATTTGGCAACTGTTGGTAGAGATG GATATTTACGGGTATTTGACTATTTGAAAGAGCAATTGATATGTGGTGGCAAAAGTTATTATGGTGCTCTTCTATGTTGTACATGGAG tggggatggaaaatatattttaactggTGGTGAAGACGATCTTGTCACAGTATGGAGCATGGAAGATAGGAAGGTGGTGGCATGGGGCGAGGGACATAATTCATGG GTCAGTGGTGTGGCTTTTGATTCATATTGGTCATCACCAGCTTCAGATGACACAGAGGAAAATGTTGTATATCGATTTGGTTCAGTCGGTCAG GATACGCAATTACTCTTGTGGGACTTGTCAATGGATGAGATTGTGGTTCCCCTTCGGCGCTGTCCTCCCGGTGGATCCCCAACATTTAGCGCCGGAAGCCAGTCAGCTCATTGGGATAGCATTACACCATTAGGCACTCTTCAACCTGCTCCATGCATGAGGGACgttcctaaactttctccAGTAGTAGCTCACCGTGTCCATACTGAACCCTTATCTGGCATAATATTTACCCAAGAGTCTATTCTCACAGCATGCCGAGAAGGACATGTGAAGATTTGGATGAGACCGTCCTCTGAAACCCAGTCAAGCAACTCGGAACCCCTTGTCAGTTCTAGCATGTTGGCAGGTCCCAAAGTTGGATCCTCTACTTTGAAATAG
- the LOC111787531 gene encoding laccase-17-like, with product MGVFTHKFLFFCFVLSCLIPNLVFAGITRHYKFEIKLQNVTRLCHTKTMVTVNGKFPGPRIVAREGDRLLIEVVNHVSNNISIHWHGIRQLRSGWADGPAYITQCPIQTGQSYVYNYTIIGQRGTLFWHAHISWLRSTLYGPIIILPKHGVPYPFAKPYEEFPILFGEWWNSDMEAVIAQALQTGGGPNVSDAYTMNGLPGPLYNCSAKDTLKLKVKPGRTYLLRLVNAALNDELFFSIANHTLKIVDVDAIYVKPFETNTLLIAPGQTTNVLLQTKPDYPNATFFMLARPYVTGQGTFDNSTVAGILEYETSSLISTKNLPIYKPNLPPLNDTSFATNFTNKLRSLANSKFPANVPQNIDKKFLFTVGLGTNPCNQNNQTCQGPNGTMFAASINNISFVMPNTALLQAHYSGQSKGVYSPFFPNQPLIPFNYTGNPPNNTMVGNGTKLEVLPFNTTVELILQDTSILGAESHPLHLHGFNFFVVGQGFGNFDPNKDPPSFNLVDPVERNTVGVPAGGWVAIRFRADNPGVWFMHCHLEVHTSWGLKMAWLVLDGKLPNQKLLPPPADLPKC from the exons ATGGGTGTTTTTACACACAAATTCCTCTTCTTTTGCTTCGTTTTGTCATGTTTGATTCCTAATTTGGTGTTTGCAGGCATTACCAGACATTATAAGTTTGAA ATTAAGCTGCAAAATGTGACCCGTTTGTGCCACACCAAGACCATGGTGACCGTCAATGGCAAGTTCCCTGGCCCTCGTATCGTTGCTAGGGAGGGCGATCGTCTCCTTATCGAAGTGGTTAACCATGTTTCTAACAACATATCTATCCATTG GCATGGAATTAGGCAACTCAGATCAGGGTGGGCTGATGGACCAGCTTATATCACTCAATGTCCTATTCAAACTGGTCAAAGTTATGTGTATAATTACACCATTATTGGCCAAAGAGGAACTCTCTTCTGGCATGCTCATATTTCTTGGCTAAGATCAACACTCTATGGACCTATAATCATCCTTCCCAAACATGGAGTTCCTTACCCATTTGCTAAACCCTACGAGGAGTTCCCGATCCTATTCG GGGAATGGTGGAATTCCGACATGGAAGCTGTTATTGCCCAAGCTTTGCAAACGGGTGGAGGTCCTAATGTATCAGACGCTTATACAATGAACGGTCTCCCTGGACCTTTGTATAATTGCTCCGCCAAAG ATACGTTAAAGCTGAAAGTGAAGCCCGGAAGAACATATCTACTTCGATTAGTGAATGCAGCATTAAACGATGAATTGTTCTTCAGCATAGCAAATCATACGCTCAAGATTGTTGATGTTGATGCCATTTATGTCAAACCCTTTGAAACAAACACTCTTTTGATAGCGCCAGGACAAACCACAAATGTTCTTCTTCAAACAAAACCCGATTATCCAAACGCCACTTTTTTCATGCTTGCACGAccatacgtaacgggccaaggAACATTCGACAATTCCACGGTTGCTGGAATCCTAGAATACGAAACATCTTCATTAATTTCCACAAAAAATCTCCCAATTTACAAACCAAATCTTCCACCACTTAATGACACTTCCTTTGCAACAAATTTCACCAACAAACTTAGAAGCTTAGCCAACTCCAAATTTCCAGCCAATGTTCCTCAAAACATCGACAAGAAATTCCTCTTCACGGTCGGGCTTGGGACAAACCCTTGTAACCAAAACAACCAAACATGTCAAGGACCAAATGGAACCATGTTTGCAGCTTCAATTAACAACATATCCTTTGTAATGCCTAATACTGCGCTTCTTCAAGCTCATTATTCAGGGCAATCCAAAGGGGTTTATAGCCCTTTTTTTCCTAATCAGCCCTTAATTCCATTTAATTACACTGGTAACCCTCCTAATAACACCATGGTTGGTAATGGCACAAAGCTTGAGGTTTTGCCTTTCAATACAACTGTGGAGCTTATATTGCAAGATACAAGTATTCTTGGAGCTGAGAGCCATCCTCTTCATTTGCATGgcttcaatttctttgttgttgggCAAGGATTTGGTAACTTTGATCCTAATAAAGACCCTCCAAGCTTTAATCTTGTTGACCCGGTTGAAAGGAACACGGTCGGTGTGCCCGCTGGCGGGTGGGTCGCCATTCGCTTTCGTGCTGACAATCCAG GAGTGTGGTTCATGCATTGTCACTTAGAGGTGCACACGAGCTGGGGCTTGAAGATGGCTTGGTTGGTGTTGGATGGGAAGCTCCCAAATCAGAAGCTTTTGCCTCCACCAGCTGATCTTCCCAAATGTTGA
- the LOC111787534 gene encoding fasciclin-like arabinogalactan protein 12, with protein sequence MNTLFSLIIFLLLLRRCSGQSPAEAPGPPPPMNITKILEKAGQFTVLIRLLKSTQVANQINTQLNDSNSELTLFAPTDNAFSTLQSGTLNSLSDQEKVELLQFHMIPNFLSLSNFQTVSNPVITQAGDAYEFPLNVTTSGNSVNVSTGLVNTSISGTVYTDNQLAIYQVDSVLKPIGVFQPRPPPPAPAPDNSKKKAKAISESPKDSADDNSAAVALTGMSVVSAVAAAGMLVWISS encoded by the exons ATGAATACCCTCTTCTCTctcatcatcttcctcctcctcctccgccgctgTTCCGGCCAGTCGCCGGCCGAAGCTCCGGGGCCGCCGCCGCCCATGAACATCACAAAAATACTTGAAAAGGCTGGCCAGTTCACTGTCCTCATAAGGCTGCTGAAGAGCACTCAAGTGGCTAACCAAATCAACACTCAGCTCAATGACTCCAATTCTGAGCTCACCCTTTTCGCCCCCACTGATAATGCCTTCTCCACCCTCCAATCGG GCACGCTTAACTCCCTGAGCGACCAAGAAAAAGTTGAGCTTCTCCAATTCCACATGATCCCGAATTTCCTATCGCTCTCGAACTTCCAAACGGTTAGCAATCCGGTGATAACTCAAGCGGGCGACGCTTACGAGTTTCCTCTCAATGTCACCACCTCTGGCAACTCCGTCAACGTCTCCACCGGCCTCGTCAATACCTCCATCTCCGGTACTGTCTACACCGACAACCAACTCGCCATCTACCAGGTTGACTCCGTCCTCAAACCGATCGGCGTCTTCCAGCCCCGTCCCCCGCCTCCAGCTCCAGCGCCGGATAACTCCAAGAAAAAGGCCAAGGCCATTTCCGAGAGCCCCAAGGATTCGGCCGATGACAACTCGGCTGCCGTGGCTCTCACCGGAATGTCGGTGGTCTCCGCTGTCGCTGCCGCCGGAATGTTGGTGTGGATTAGTTCTTGA
- the LOC111785624 gene encoding transmembrane protein 209-like — translation MEAAGNGGRADGSSSPKPLKFSAYQNPALSAALTVNSIQPSKFTFLCIFSLSSASAFAFLRIVSWENAIIDSLKVKNIPEEAAYVSAKAVQTVVGLVFLGTVLAFFKAIFLYRRRFSGGVSVVSASNGSKDQTPLSKRQLGLMGLKPKVENGTSEKALKPPKSKPYSSPPSSDVLVPLHQSMGSFGYSSQRNTDKSNSVSGSKMQSFTTPAKSPGSDSSFYLVSGVASPLPSGLSSSGRDSVVCTSWSSKRVSSLKEITSEEEFERFLTEVDEKLTESAGKLATPPPTISSVGKTSPSTVDTSANTSGTTRSTPLRPVRMSPSSQKFKTPPKKGEGDAPSPMSMEEMVEAFKHLGVYPQIEEWRDRLRQWFSSILLNPLVEKIETSHVQVKEVAAKLGISITVSPVGDSSGTLPTVSSVDRTNEWQPTLAIDEDGLLHQLRATLVQSIDASKIKMPLVNIQRSPQQNPSVPIMQECVDAIVDHQKLLALMKGELVKGLLPQSSIRADYTAQRIKELSEGSCLKNYEYLVTGEVYDKKNKKWTLDLPTDSHLLLYLFCAYLEHPKWMLHLDPSTYAGAQSSKNPLFLGVLPPKERFPEKYIAIIYGAPSIIHPGACILAVGRKSPPVFSLYWDKKLQFSLQGRTALWDAILLLCHRVKVGYDGIIRGMHLGSSALRVHPVLNSEPVD, via the exons ATGGAAGCTGCCGGAAATGGCGGAAGAGCCGATGGCTCTTCTTCTCCGAAGCCCTTGAAGTTCTCGGCGTACCAGAACCCGGCATTATCCGCCGCTTTAACCGTCAATAGCATCCAACCTTCCAAGTTCACCTTCCTCTGCATCTTCTCCCTCTCCTCTGCATCTGCATTTGCCTTCCTTCGCATTGTTTCCTG GGAGAATGCGATTATCGACAGCTTGAAGGTGAAAAACATTCCTGAAGAGGCGGCCT ATGTTTCTGCCAAGGCTGTACAGACAGTGGTAGGCTTAGTATTTTTGGGAACAGTATTAGCTTTCTTCAAAGCAATATTCTTGTATAGAAGAAGATTTAGTGGTGGTGTGTCTGTTGTATCTGCCTCTAATGGTTCCAAGGATCAAACACCTCTTTCCAAGCGTCAGCTAGGGCTTATGGGATTAAAACCAAAGGTTGAGAATGGGACATCTGAAAAGGCATTAAAACCTCCAAAATCTAAACCCTACTCATCACCTCCTTCTTCTGATGTTCTTGTTCCTCTTCATCAATCTATGGGCAGTTTTGGTTATTCATCTCAAAGAAACACAGATAAATCAAACTCTGTCAGTGGAAGTAAAATGCAGTCTTTCACAACGCCTGCAAAGTCCCCTGGTTCTGATTCTTCGTTTTATCTTGTCTCTGGAGTGGCCTCACCATTGCCTTCTGGCCTGAGTTCATCGGGACGGGATTCTGTGGTTTGTACCTCATGGTCAAGCAAACGAGTATCCTCTCTGAAAGAAATTACGTCCGAAGAAGAATTTGAACGATTTCTTACTGAAGTAGATGAAAAGTTAACTGAGTCTGCAGGAAAATTAGCTACTCCACCCCCCACCATCAGCAGTGTTGGTAAAACCAGTCCCAGTACTGTTGATACTTCAGCTAATACCTCTGGAACTACCAGAAGTACTCCCTTGAGGCCTGTAAGAATGTCTCCAAGTTCACAGAAATTCAAAACTCCTCCTAAGAAAGGAGAGGGTGATGCTCCCTCTCCAATGTCTATGGAGGAAATGGTTGAAGCTTTCAAGCATTTGGGAGTATATCCCCAAATCGAGGAATGGCGTGATCGTCTTAGGCAATGGTTTTCTTCTATTCTGCTTAATCCTCTTGTAGAAAAGATTGAAACCAGTCATGTTCAG GTAAAGGAAGTGGCTGCTAAACTCGGTATCTCAATTACAGTAAGTCCAGTAGGCGATTCCTCTGGAACCCTTCCTACTGTGTCTTCCGTTGACAGGACTAATGAATGGCAACCAACATTGGCCATTGATGAAGATGGACTTCTCCACCAGTTACGAGCAACGCTTGTGCAATCCATAGATGCTTCTAAAA TTAAGATGCCTCTAGTGAATATACAACGGTCTCCTCAGCAGAATCCCTCGGTTCCCATCATGCAAGAGTGTGTTGATGCCATTGTAGACCACCAGAAACTTCTTGCTTTGATGAAGGGTGAATTGGTCAAGGGCTTGCTGCCTCAAAGTAGCATTCGAGCAGATTATACAGCACAAAGAATCAAAG AGCTTTCTGAAGGATCCTGCTTGAAAAATTACGAGTATCTTGTGACTGGAGAGGTATATGataagaagaacaagaaatggaCACTTGACCTTCCAACCGATTCTCACTTACTCTTGTATTTATTCTGTGCTTACCTTGAGCATCCGAAGTGGATGCTACATCTAGATCCTTCAACCTATGCCGGAGCTCAGTCCAGTAAAAATCCTTTGTTCTTGGGGGTTCTTCCTCCAAAAGAACGGTTTCCCGAGAAGTACATAGCAATAATATATGGTGCTCCTTCCATTATCCACCCTGGAGCTTGCATACTGGCTGTTGGGAGGAAAAGTCCCCCAGTTTTCTCTTTGTATTGGGATAAGAAGCTTCAGTTTTCCCTTCAG GGAAGAACAGCATTGTGGGACGCCATATTGCTCCTGTGTCACAGAGTCAAGGTCGGATACGACGGAATCATTCGAGGTATGCACCTTGGTTCTTCTGCACTAAGAGTTCATCCGGTTCTGAATTCAGAGCCTGTAGACTGA
- the LOC111789279 gene encoding general transcription factor IIH subunit 2, whose product MNNGENRRLNGEAEEEDDDDDANGGMAAWERTYADDRSWEALQEDESGLLRPIDNKAIFHAQYRRRLRSLSSLATTARIQKGLIRYLYVVIDFSRAAAEMDFRPSRMAVVAKHVEAFVREFFDQNPLSQIGLVTIKDGVAHSLTDLGGSPESHVKALMGKLECSGEASLQNGLDLVCGYLNQIPSYGHREVLILYSALNSCDPGDIMETVQKCKTSKIRCSVIGLTAELFICRHLCQETGGSYSVALDESHFKELLLEHAPPPPAIADSAMPNLIKMGFPQRAGESSIAICSCHKEAKVGGGYTCPRCKARVCELPTECRICGLTLISSPHLARSYHHLFPIIPFDEVSDKLFHDPRHQLPKVCFGCQENFTNPGTGNSPGIRVSCPKCKQHFCLDCDIYIHESLHNCPGCESFRRPKSATSDD is encoded by the exons ATGAACAATGGCGAAAATCGGCGATTAAATGGTGAGgccgaagaagaagacgatgatgaCGATGCCAATGGCGGAATGGCGGCCTGGGAAAGGACTTATGCCGATGATAGGTCGTGGGAAGCCCTACAAGAGGACGAGTCTGGGCTTCTTCGGCCGATTGACAATAAGGCCATTTTCCATGCCCAATATCGCAGACGTCTTCGTTCACTTTCTTCCTTAGCAACCACTGCTCGAATTCAAAAGGGTCTTATTCGCTATCTCTATGTCGTCATTGATTTCTCCAGG GCAGCAGCGGAAATGGATTTTCGACCGAGTCGAATGGCTGTGGTTGCAAAACATGTGGAAGCTTTTGTCAGGGAATTCTTTGACCAAAATCCTCTCAGTCAGATTGGTTTGGTGACTATAAAGGATGGAGTTGCTCATAGCTTAACAGATCTTGGTGGGAGTCCTGAGTCCCATGTTAAAGCATTAATGGGGAAACTGGAATGCTCAGGTGAAGCATCCTTGCAGAATGGTCTGGATCTTGTTTGTGGCTATCTAAATCAAATACCATCATATGGGCATAGAGAAGTTTTAATCTTATACTCTGCTCTCAATTCCTGTGATCCTGGAGATATAATGGAGACAGTTCAGAAATGCAAAACATCTAAAATAAGGTGTTCAGTAATTGGTCTTACTGCTGAACTTTTTATATGCAGACATCTCTGTCAGGAAACCGGTGGCTCGTACTCGGTCGCATTGGATGAG TCCCATTTCAAAGAGTTGCTATTAGAGCACGCACCTCCACCCCCAGCAATAGCAGACTCTGCAATGCCTAATTTGATCAAGATGGGGTTTCCACAAAGAGCAGGGGAGAGTTCTATTGCGATTTGTTCGTGTCACAAGGAAGCTAAAGTTGGAGGGGGCTATACTTGCCCTCGATGCAAAGCTCGAGTTTGCGAGCTGCCAACTGAGTGTCGAATTTGTGGATTGACACTTATTTCTTCACCTCATTTGGCTAGGTCGTACCATCATCTCTTTCCGATTATACCATTTGATGAAGTTTCTGATAAACTATTTCATGATCCACGACATCAACTACCGAAAGTTTGCTTTGGCTGCCAAGAAAACTTCACAAACCCTG GTACAGGTAACAGCCCAGGCATCCGAGTTTCTTGCCCAAAGTGCAAACAACACTTCTGTCTTGATTGTGATATTTATATTCACGAGAGCTTGCACAATTGCCCTGGCTGTGAGAGTTTCAGACGTCCCAAATCAGCGACTTCCGATGATTGA